The nucleotide window GGTGCTTACGTATGACGAACACTACTTGCGAGACTATCTTGCTCTTCTCGAGCTCCTGTTGATATCCTTTCATCAATCGAGGTTTAATTTATAGGTTACAACTGCATTTACGCATTCCAGCGATAAGCATCACAGGTTTCATTTAGTCCAGAATAAGGTGGTTCCAGGGCCACAATTTTAAAACATCATCCATAGCGCTGTTGCAAGCATCAAGCTCAATACAATTGCGGTTAGAATGGCGGCTCCGGCACGATCCTTAGATTTAACATCAACAGTTGGGGATAGTTGTAATTCGTTCGTTCCTTGATCCTTTCCTGCGTTTGGATCACCTTTACTTGAGCCACCCTGGCTGGCCGTGTTTGGACCAGGCTTTGTGTGTATCAGTAAACTCTGAATAACATCCAAAGCACTAATCTGCTCACCAAGACCGAAAAGACCATCATAGCCACGGCTCCAATCCTGGCCACAAGATGAGCCACTTGATCCTCCCGAGCAGGAAGCAGCTGCGGCAGCTGCTGAAGTCCGCAACATAGTACTAATGTCATCGTTTGTAAATGGTGCGAGGATAGAAGTAGCGGCCATCATACGTGAAAGAAGACTCTTGAAAGCACGCTGGTCATTGTTACATCCTCTGGAAGTGCCCTGGCATGCACTTTCGTACATGATATTATCTCTGAAGAAGTAATACTTTACACTTTCAAGGATTTGAGTGATTCTGTCGCGCCAAACATCAGAGTTGGTAACGCTATACATGTACGCACAACCTGCAAGTATAATACCATGATTATAGGACCATTGTGGGCCTTTTATATCAGTACAGTTTGATCTAATATTGGAACCATCCATAATATTAGTAGGGTTTTGGAACTCAATAAATTTAACGTCCATTAACCACTGAAAGACCCTTTCTGCGGTGTCCAAATACTCCTGCTCGCCGGTATATCTAGCAAGTCTAGCCGCTATATGGAAGAGACATCCGTTTGAGATAGTGTTCTTATAGTCATATCCAGTATTATATGCAAAG belongs to Eremothecium sinecaudum strain ATCC 58844 chromosome IV, complete sequence and includes:
- a CDS encoding glycoside hydrolase family 76 protein (Syntenic homolog of Ashbya gossypii AFR530W; Syntenic homolog of Saccharomyces cerevisiae YMR238W (DFG5)) → MMLISLALRWALLLFVHLCGAINLDTSSKDSICAAADIIQTDIMNYYPGKEKGGDVGVFAPPYYWWEAGLVFGGMLENWYLCDNTKYQQILHDSLVAQSGSKHDFMPEERVWELGNDDQGVWGLFVIDAVERNFPDSTEPGVPGWLAMAQAVYNTMLARWDTEHCGGGLRWQIFAYNTGYDYKNTISNGCLFHIAARLARYTGEQEYLDTAERVFQWLMDVKFIEFQNPTNIMDGSNIRSNCTDIKGPQWSYNHGIILAGCAYMYSVTNSDVWRDRITQILESVKYYFFRDNIMYESACQGTSRGCNNDQRAFKSLLSRMMAATSILAPFTNDDISTMLRTSAAAAAASCSGGSSGSSCGQDWSRGYDGLFGLGEQISALDVIQSLLIHTKPGPNTASQGGSSKGDPNAGKDQGTNELQLSPTVDVKSKDRAGAAILTAIVLSLMLATALWMMF